The following are from one region of the bacterium genome:
- a CDS encoding Rieske 2Fe-2S domain-containing protein, giving the protein MIVLAIVIPILAAAALIMLIAAYRRREVRSVVGRLSRRTRLRDRLARRSEEATDTAPTGREVERAAVLARREPDDLPAIPSDDDALWTPPDPEEVGVTRRQFLNRSIVGFMTLSITGFGAAVLGFLWPPFVTGFGAVINAGTVESLKTQVRDENGFLKLPEGRMWVTEYPEGALAKARETYSPAVLGGMEAGLVALYWKCPHLGCTVPECVSSQWFECPCHGSKYNQVGEKRGGPAPRGMDQFATSVNDRGEFLVDTGKIIQGPPIGTNTTNQEAQGPHCIGEATE; this is encoded by the coding sequence GTGATCGTCCTCGCCATCGTCATCCCGATCCTGGCCGCCGCGGCTCTGATCATGCTGATCGCCGCCTACCGCCGGCGCGAGGTGCGCTCGGTGGTGGGGCGGCTCTCGCGGCGCACCCGGTTGCGTGACCGGCTGGCACGGCGTTCCGAGGAGGCCACGGACACCGCGCCCACCGGGCGCGAGGTGGAGCGTGCCGCGGTGCTGGCCCGGCGCGAGCCCGACGACCTCCCGGCGATTCCCAGCGACGACGACGCTCTCTGGACACCCCCGGATCCCGAAGAGGTCGGGGTCACGCGCCGGCAGTTCCTGAACCGCTCGATCGTGGGCTTCATGACCCTCAGCATCACCGGGTTCGGCGCCGCCGTCCTGGGGTTTCTCTGGCCGCCGTTCGTGACCGGCTTCGGCGCGGTCATCAACGCCGGCACGGTGGAGAGTCTCAAGACCCAGGTGCGCGACGAGAACGGCTTCCTGAAGCTGCCCGAAGGGCGCATGTGGGTGACGGAGTATCCCGAGGGTGCTCTGGCGAAGGCTCGCGAGACGTACTCGCCCGCAGTCCTGGGTGGCATGGAGGCGGGGCTGGTGGCCCTGTACTGGAAGTGCCCGCACCTGGGTTGCACCGTGCCGGAGTGCGTCAGCTCGCAGTGGTTCGAGTGCCCCTGCCACGGCTCCAAGTACAACCAGGTGGGCGAGAAGCGCGGCGGACCGGCGCCGCGCGGCATGGATCAGTTCGCCACCTCGGTCAACGACCGCGGCGAGTTCCTCGTGGACACCGGCAAGATCATCCAGGGCCCGCCCATCGGCACCAACACCACCAACCAGGAGGCGCAGGGTCCGCACTGCATCGGCGAGGCCACTGAGTAA
- a CDS encoding 4Fe-4S dicluster domain-containing protein produces the protein MAANDANPPMPEFRDDYVLAEVDSEWLSAAVKPKQFIHIDQSECIMCEGCVDICPWKCIHMVTPDAIDMAVGTERPGADPSDHVIFTIDDDVCTRCALCVDRCPTGVIIMGKIGEAPPGGDPHQRVVSYGYGYGMRLA, from the coding sequence ATGGCTGCCAACGACGCCAATCCCCCGATGCCGGAGTTCCGCGACGACTACGTCCTCGCCGAGGTCGACTCGGAGTGGCTCTCGGCCGCGGTCAAGCCCAAGCAGTTCATCCACATCGACCAGTCCGAGTGCATCATGTGCGAGGGCTGCGTGGACATCTGCCCGTGGAAGTGCATCCACATGGTCACACCCGACGCCATCGACATGGCCGTCGGCACCGAGCGACCGGGCGCGGATCCCAGCGACCACGTGATCTTCACGATCGATGATGACGTGTGCACACGCTGCGCCCTGTGCGTGGACCGCTGCCCCACCGGCGTGATCATCATGGGCAAGATCGGTGAAGCGCCTCCCGGCGGCGATCCCCACCAGCGCGTGGTCAGCTACGGCTACGGCTACGGCATGCGGCTGGCATAG
- a CDS encoding menaquinol-cytochrome c reductase cytochrome b subunit translates to MTEVPEHLLRRAKEARERLEDSGESAEAPAAPDAGPPPADPTGSTAAAGDEEKIPAHLLDRSRSASEQAAMAPAAPGGPVAPAPPSLPTGPGGHTQRLLTVVKSGSIQDVKAMPQDRVHVWPHLLLGEFVASLFITAFLLIFSVFVNAPLLELANVNETPNPSKAPWYFLGLQELLTMFHPMVAGVTIPGIALFLLILAPYIDRNKEKAPEKRKFAVSLMTVHLMFWAVLVMIGSFFRGPGFNFIFPWQDGLFFDF, encoded by the coding sequence ATGACCGAGGTACCCGAGCACCTGCTGCGGCGCGCCAAGGAGGCCCGCGAGCGCTTGGAGGACTCCGGCGAGTCCGCCGAGGCTCCCGCGGCACCGGACGCCGGCCCGCCGCCCGCGGATCCGACTGGGTCCACCGCGGCCGCCGGCGACGAGGAGAAGATCCCCGCGCACCTGCTGGATCGCTCACGCTCGGCTTCCGAGCAGGCCGCCATGGCCCCGGCGGCGCCGGGCGGACCCGTCGCCCCGGCCCCGCCGAGCCTGCCCACCGGCCCCGGCGGGCATACCCAGCGCCTGCTGACCGTCGTGAAGTCGGGGTCCATCCAGGACGTCAAGGCCATGCCGCAGGACCGGGTGCACGTCTGGCCGCACCTCCTGCTGGGGGAGTTCGTGGCCTCGCTGTTCATCACGGCGTTCCTGCTGATCTTCTCGGTCTTCGTGAACGCCCCCCTGCTGGAGTTGGCGAACGTCAACGAGACCCCCAACCCCTCCAAGGCGCCGTGGTACTTCTTGGGTCTGCAGGAACTGCTGACGATGTTCCACCCCATGGTGGCCGGCGTGACCATTCCCGGGATCGCTCTGTTCCTGCTGATCCTGGCCCCCTACATCGACCGCAACAAGGAGAAGGCCCCGGAGAAGCGCAAGTTCGCCGTCTCACTGATGACCGTGCACCTCATGTTCTGGGCCGTGCTGGTCATGATCGGCTCGTTCTTCAGGGGTCCGGGCTTCAACTTCATCTTCCCGTGGCAAGACGGGCTCTTCTTCGACTTCTGA
- a CDS encoding c-type cytochrome: MGDLGVFAASTQRTIGVVIGVLAIGGFLLYWIFNWFAGRAETGSEIELAPNRKPLPDDADMESRRLDQGLMAGLVCIVIIAIALPLYWLGEPGRHDGLIEVSDELAAERGHHLYEERCATCHGSVDGPGGLRDHTLVDNNGLFLAQVQWQVPSLAAVLYRYSTEEVRYVMEYGRPNTPMPAWGIAGGGPFTTQQIDDIIVYLEHEQIDVPEIRQRAQDGIASTARRMATEQLGEGASNTDIGAAAQQILADAADDPVRLGELLFNNAADGGVYGCARCHTPGWSYDADEVAAQNPLVPPEIAAGGGFGPPLNSGATTRQFDTAAEHEEFIAAGSRNGIEYGNFGQGDGGGQMPSFGSCVADRDAGDLEYISRIEFCLAHGDEGMLTPEQIAAIVAYERQL, translated from the coding sequence ATGGGCGATCTCGGTGTCTTCGCGGCATCCACCCAGCGGACCATCGGCGTGGTCATCGGGGTGCTGGCCATCGGCGGCTTCCTGCTCTACTGGATCTTCAACTGGTTCGCGGGCCGGGCCGAGACCGGCTCGGAGATCGAGCTGGCGCCCAACCGCAAGCCGCTCCCCGACGACGCGGACATGGAGAGCCGCCGGCTGGATCAGGGCCTCATGGCCGGCCTGGTCTGCATCGTCATCATCGCCATCGCCCTCCCGCTGTACTGGCTGGGTGAACCGGGTCGCCACGACGGCCTCATCGAGGTCAGCGACGAGTTGGCGGCCGAGCGCGGCCACCACCTGTACGAGGAGCGCTGCGCCACCTGCCACGGCTCGGTGGACGGCCCCGGCGGGCTGCGCGACCACACACTGGTGGACAACAACGGCCTCTTCCTGGCGCAGGTGCAGTGGCAGGTGCCCTCGCTGGCGGCGGTCCTGTACCGCTACTCCACCGAAGAGGTCCGCTACGTGATGGAGTACGGCCGCCCGAATACGCCCATGCCGGCCTGGGGCATCGCCGGCGGCGGCCCGTTCACCACCCAGCAGATCGACGACATCATCGTCTACCTGGAGCACGAGCAGATCGACGTGCCCGAGATCCGCCAGCGGGCCCAGGACGGCATCGCCTCGACGGCCCGCCGGATGGCGACCGAGCAACTCGGCGAGGGAGCCTCCAACACCGACATCGGTGCAGCTGCGCAGCAGATCCTGGCCGACGCCGCCGACGATCCGGTCCGGCTGGGCGAGTTGCTGTTCAACAACGCCGCCGACGGCGGCGTCTACGGCTGCGCCCGCTGCCACACGCCCGGCTGGTCCTACGACGCCGACGAGGTGGCCGCTCAGAACCCGCTGGTACCGCCGGAGATCGCCGCCGGCGGCGGCTTCGGTCCGCCGCTCAACAGCGGGGCCACCACCAGGCAGTTCGACACCGCCGCCGAGCACGAGGAATTCATCGCGGCCGGGAGCCGGAACGGCATCGAGTACGGCAACTTCGGCCAGGGCGACGGCGGCGGGCAGATGCCCTCGTTCGGCAGTTGCGTGGCCGACCGGGACGCCGGTGACCTGGAGTACATCAGCCGCATCGAGTTCTGTCTGGCGCACGGCGACGAGGGGATGCTGACCCCTGAACAGATCGCCGCCATCGTGGCCTACGAGCGGCAGTTGTAG
- the extP gene encoding selenite/tellurite reduction operon b-type cytochrome ExtP, protein MDQVQGSQAWTSIFRPGSIFRKGYTDSPRNRSYVIMNSVLYHLHPVKVKRHGVRVSYTLCLGGLSFFLFILLTVTGIFLMFFYRPTAAQAWDDIYILQTEVAFGLLVRNIHRWGAHLMVLTVFLHMARVFYHGAYKPPREFNWVIGVILLTLTLLLSFTGYLLPWDQLALWAVTVGTNMMGFTPVFGDQVRFVLLSGVEIGTDTLLRWYVLHVLMLPFVLIIFLAVHFWRVRKDGGISGPL, encoded by the coding sequence ATGGACCAGGTCCAGGGATCGCAGGCCTGGACGTCGATCTTCCGGCCCGGGTCGATCTTCCGCAAGGGGTACACCGACAGCCCGCGGAACCGCTCCTACGTCATCATGAACAGCGTCCTGTACCACCTGCACCCGGTGAAGGTGAAGCGCCACGGCGTGCGGGTGAGCTACACCCTGTGCCTGGGTGGGCTCAGCTTCTTCCTGTTCATCCTCCTGACCGTCACGGGCATCTTCCTGATGTTCTTCTACCGACCCACCGCGGCGCAGGCCTGGGACGACATCTACATCCTGCAGACCGAGGTGGCCTTCGGGCTGCTGGTGCGGAACATCCACCGCTGGGGCGCTCACCTCATGGTGCTCACGGTGTTCCTGCACATGGCCCGCGTCTTCTACCACGGCGCCTACAAGCCGCCCCGCGAGTTCAACTGGGTGATCGGCGTGATCCTGCTGACGCTCACCCTGCTGCTGTCGTTCACCGGCTACCTGCTGCCCTGGGACCAGTTGGCGCTGTGGGCCGTCACCGTCGGGACCAACATGATGGGGTTCACCCCCGTGTTCGGCGACCAGGTGAGGTTCGTGCTGCTCAGCGGCGTGGAGATCGGGACGGACACACTGCTGCGGTGGTATGTGCTACACGTTCTGATGTTACCATTTGTTTTGATCATTTTCCTTGCGGTCCACTTCTGGCGGGTCCGCAAGGACGGCGGGATCTCCGGACCGCTGTAG